The nucleotide window cacctttaatgaaaaacatgagccaaaaccaaCTCATgtgagtgttaccgccacatctatttctaattaaataaatgtaaggcttaacgaataagaaataacttaataactttaaatccaacaaagggtcttacaacataagaaaagactgaaacgcaattTATGTCaatgtaaaatttaaacaacttaaggtaaaatttaaactgaaatacgactctaataaaagctatgtttttaggtgatcctcactccacgattcacacgcaatcaataacctgcaacataagaatgcaagaaaaacaagggaaaaactcccaaaatctggaaattgagtaattccaactgcATCccataaaacgattaagtttgaaaatgatttaagaaaataaaatataatcaaattgaaaataattttagaaaataatatatagctgagtttaaaaaaaagaatttgtgaaaacaatatatataatatcacataaaccaatttattaatttgaatatttgatatataataatgacaaacacataatcaatttttaatttgaaggaacgagaacgccagtaggccgaggctttacccctatacctacttcatcaaaaGGTCGTCActccaaataattcaaggctagtagagtagtctcagggaaccctagtgtgcacacccttTCTACttgatcacaacaaatagaaggaagaccaaacatcgtatcaagtatcaaaaataataatacctgtcgacagctatactaaccaaacaggacaacatgttcatcacccttatacttggatcacaacaaatacgagagcttcatttccctcgtgttaccctttacgtgatttaatatattttaataattagtcgcgtgcacaaaaacatataatcaaacatacattatacattttattttatgatcataggttttcccaagaaaaatatatctcaagaatattcaattgcaatattaatatcataatatttttctcccaaattcaatcgcatttaaaatcattattataataataatataactttcatcaaaataataatattgtaagtatttctctttcaaattaaaccgtatctaatttcattatcaaaataataatataaattttatcaaaatagtaattataaattcaagtttgacaaaaataatagtagatataatttgagaatatatataaaacataatattatataaaataatgtcatataatatcatgcattctatttaaacacaataatgtagttaaaatttaaaagattagtagtaataattttaaaagaaaaggacaaagtttaaataataaaaagattataaaaaaagaaaatatatataaaagtactTTAGAAAACTTAGGAAATTTGGTATTGATTACCAATACCCACGAAAAGAAACAGGGGAAAGAAGAGAGAGGAGGAGAAAGGGAGAGTGAGAGAaagagggagaaggaagaagtgTCGGCCGGCGGTGGCTCTTGTGGCCGCCGTCGCACGCCGGTGGTATTTGGTGACCGCCGTATCGCCGAAAAACTAAGGTCTGaaatactttcttttttttccatttttcaaataaaagatgggtgtttttcaattaatagcataaattattttgggttttgaattaaaaaaaatttcaaacaaatagatgaaattcatacctttaatatcaaaatattgccttttcttgattaaattttaagcaattggaataTGGAGGAAATAGTTtataggagaaaaaggaagtgagtaataatgtgaatgaactaagggtaattggtttaatttatagtgggtaaatgaggttagttataagatttagagagagaaatggaaagttatttgttaatggggagttatttttttttaaatttctgaaatttgtttttatagatttattattactattttatttatttatttatttattattattattattaaagcgGATGTTACATAAACTGCTTCAATGGTTGAATTTACGACCTAATTTGAAAAACGTAGTACTTGCTCTATTGGAGATTTGACCAGATTCTCATAGCCTAGGTTTAATTTACATAATACTCCGATGAACCAAAGTTAAGGTATTGATGAATGGGTTATGGGTTCTCATTTTCCCTCCAATTTAAACACCCTTACCTCTCCATAGCACAATATGTATCACTCCTAGAAAGTTACACCAACACCAAATCTCTTCCCAAGATTAAACAACTTCATGCTAACATCATCACCTTTGGTGTACttttgatttcttcttcaaaacgGTTCACTCTTGTCTCTAATCTTGCTTCAAGTTATGGGTTATGCAAACACGTCGCATTTGCACGTAAGCTGTTTGCACCAACCAAAATTGTTCTTTATAACGTCATTATTAGGATGTACTCTCAAAGTTATTCACCAATTGAGGTTCTTAAACATTATGTTGATATGCTTTATTCAGGATATCTCTTACCTGACAAGTTTACGTACCCTTTTGTTATTAAAGCATGTGGGGATTTGTCCTTGCTTAAGAATGGTGTGGTACTTCATGGAAGAGGCTTTACTTCTGGTTTTAGTTCAAATATGTTTGTGTTAAATTCTTTACTAGCAATGTACATGAATTGTGGTGCAGTGGAATTGGCGAAGCACACCTTTTATATGATGGGCAAAAGAGATATGGTGTCCTGGGTTACAATGATAACTAGGTTTGTGAAGAATGGGCGTGCTAATGATGCTGCAATGATCTTTGATGAAATGATTGATGTTGGTGCAGAATTTAATAGGTCAGCTGTGATATCAGTTTCAAACAAATGCTGAATGGTGCAGTAAATCCTGATGCTATTACTTTCAGTAGTCTCCTATGTGCTTATGCTGATTTGGGtgatgaacatattgcttttaGCATTCACAGCTATCTGATGAAATCTGGATTGCTGTCTGAAACTGAAGTTTTGAGGggtcttattaatttatattcaaAATGTGAAAATTTAGAGTATTCTTAGAAGATATTCAATTAAGTTTCATTGAAATACAGAAATGTTTCTTTGTGGAGTACACTGATAGCTGGATATGGAACACATGGGCATGGGGAAACCGCAGTCTGGCTTTTTAAGTGCATGATACAATCCGGAATTGAACCAAATGAGGTTGCGTTCACATGTGTTTTAGATGCGTGTAGCCATGCTAGTTTAGTCGAGGAAGGTTTTGAGTTGTTTAAACTGATGCTCGCAAATTATGAAACTAGTCCTAAGATATATCAGTATACATGTATGGTTGATCTTCTTGGGCGTGCTGGGCGTTTGCAGGAAGCTAATGACTTGATCTTAACAATGCCATTGAAGCCAAATCATGTTGTTTGGACTTCCTTGCTTGGTGCTTGTGTTATGCATCAAAATGTCGAGATTGGAGAGATAGCTGCTAAAGCACTTCTCGAATTGAAGCCAGAAAATCCGACCATTTATGTCTTACTGGCAAACATATATGCTTCAACAGGTAGATGGGAAGATGCAGAGGATGTACGTTCAAGACACGGGGACATAGTTTGGTTAAGGTAAATGTTATTTCGGTGCAAATGATAACTAAAAAGATATGCATTCAAAGAACACAATTAAATATGTTGGCATCAATATACAAAGGATTCCTCATAAATCCActttatttgtttctttttctttttatccacttaatttggtgtttttttgttttatcaatattttatcTTTAGTATGAAGCACACTACATGAATTCATTTGatgtaaaaaaaatctttaaaatgaaaatgaaatactttctttgtcttaccatatttttttaataggcATCTGACagagaacaaaaaaaaaggaggCAAAAAGAAGAAGAATCATCGTCATCCAactcagtatatcccgctcatagaataAACTATGCACATACATGGTCTGGGAGGGAAGGACAGcagcagctcatacccatagaggagagcactgccaaaggagtcccccggtaGACGTAGCTACAcgtgaaagataaaaagacctataaataaaaagtagacccacctacaaaataaaatagaaggggataaaaaaactaataaaagaaacgagaggaGCAGGATGGTAAGAACACAAAGGGGTAATCTACGAGGGCATTAGTAATCTAAAACAAggatatgacgcctccaactacccctaacCCTAGTCTGGTCCTCGAAGAGGTTTAGCTCACGCAAGTCAACTTATATCTCACGCAAAAAGAATCATTAAAGAAATATCTAAATGAGATAAAAAGATAAGTAAAATGTATAAGTAAAACttgataaaatataattcaaaattaaaaatagattcaGAGTAAATTTAAGAAgacaaactaaaaaaacaaaaattgagcAAATTTTTGAAGATAGAGGATTTAGTAGTATAACTTTGAGATAGGAAGAATACATTTCAATCTTTCTTTGCTTTAGTTGTCTCCGCATAGAAGTAGCGAATTAACTTGAAGTTTATTGTACAAGTGATTTCGTTAATAGTCAAGTCTCATTTTGCAACATTTGTTTTAGTCAAGTCTTATTTTGCAACATTGGATTAAAAAGTTTTCACATTGAAATCTTAGATATTGCTTAATGAGGGATAGGGCTGAacagagtttggtctaaaccgtaaaccaaaccggaccaaaccgtaatttaaatatttggtctggtctacggtctaaatgttCTGGTccgatttttttaattaaaaaaaacagttTCCGatccggtcccggttttaaaattttcagaccagaccggaccggaaaATCGTaatgttttacaaaataaaacgcTCTTTTATCTCGTTAAAGGACTAGAGTGGTAGTTAAGCAGTAATTTTTTGACtaaataattgtttattttctgcgacgattaaacaaaataaaaaatgtaggcGTCCACAGCGACTAAAAGCAGACCAAAATTGGTATAATCTTAATTCTGACGCCGGATCAACAAAAATGGTGAGTACATCAGAGATAGTGAAGAAGCTGAATCTTCAAGCTCATGTTGAAGGTGGATTTTTCTGTGAAACTTTCAGGTATCATTCCGTTTTCCTCTCCAAATCACAGCTACCCCCTGAATGTATGTACGTCTTTTTTGGAAGTTGTTTTTTGTACATTTAGTTGAGATTTAGGATTTATTTTCTGGATACATGAATATTTGATTGACTTTGTGTCATTCTATTGTGATTAGTACATATTAAAATTTGTAATGTTTCGGATTtggtgatgtattttgtttacagattatcgtttatcttagattctcaataaaaaatacaaaaaaaaaaaccgtagaccagaccaaaccagACCGTTCTAGCAATGTGCGAATCTCCAACGGAACTTCACAATTAGCAATGAGCTGCACTATCCCCTGTTTGTGAAACAACAAAATAGTACTTGTAatgaaaataactaatcacTGTCGTATGTGGAATGTGATTCCTGCAAATTTAGATAACCCAAGAATCGtacaagaaaaaataatatgatCTACGTACCAATAATTCCCAACTACAAGATACTTATAGCAGAAAACAAATCTTACCCTagccaaaaattaaaattgaaaatctagTAAATAGAAACAAGGACCAAAAAATGAtattgaaagaaaaaagaattaaactATAACCGTCGCTTTCTTCACGCTTTCAAGATTTGTGCCAAGACGGGTCGATAGGATGAACATGGCCCTTGAATGCAATCAAGGCTGGAGGCAAAGTTCCGAGTTTCCACATGGTAAGGTTTGCGTTCAAGTTCTGTAGAACGGAAGACAATAAAATCCAGATGTAATCAACACCCATTGCAAACAAGGAAAATTCTTATTACACCATCATATAAAAATTCCTGTATCATATTATCTTCAAAGTTCTTAAGAAGTCAACCTTGATTGTCCCTTAATACCtcaaacaattttttcttttttatcaaGGTAGTCCCAAATGCTTCACATTTCTATGAGTTCACAACTCCTCTTTGCATCTCAATCTAAATTTTTTCCCTCCCCAAACTTCCCCTATTTTAATGCGGCTAAAGATTGATCGTACTTTcggattattatttttaacaacttaattccaaaaataagcttcgtgaaaacttaattcccaaaataagcgtccgtacatccaaacctagccctggagtaagtcgctgttactaacagcgactttaataaaataaataaataaataaatttttttattattttattttattttattttattttaagtcgttgttagtaacagcgacttaatgcgttttaggTTTTCAGTTCTCAGTTGCTTCCTccctacgagattaaggagttcACCAATTAACCTTAAAGaagctgttactaacagcgacttaaggagttgattggtcaactccctaagtctctgttagtaacagcgacttatgacttttattttattttactttattttttttttttttgtctttcgctgttagtaacaacgatttactccaaggctaggtttggatgtacggacgcttattttgggaattaagtttttgcgaaacttatttttggaattaagttgttaaataatcttattttattcaaattttcatcaATGGAGTATTATCAAAGCCCACAACTAAATAAAGTTGTAGACTGCACgggaaaaaatttgaaaatactaAGAagctcatttttttaaaaaaaaattcaaaataagctttaggaaattttaatttttaaaataagtgtTTGCTTGTTCAAAGCTGAGGCGGATATTTATTCGTtattagtaatagcgaacaaagaagTCGAGAAAAGAAGAAGTCAAAAAGCCAAACAttctttgtttgctgttagtaacagacACAACGAACGAAGGAAACCTTATCAAACAGGGTCaaaccattgttcattgttggtTAACAGCAAACCGAGGGTTGACCCTGTTTGAGCATGAACATTTGTTTGTTGTTGGTAAAAATCGAACAAAGTAGCTGACTTTTTGActtttttctattatattaAAACTAGTCGTTTTTACTTTTCAAACTAATCGTTATTATGTTTGCTGTTAATAACAGTGAAAAAGTGTTCAATAACTACACACCAAGTCGCTTGTGCTATGTTTGTGaataatgatttcatttgaaatataGATTTGGCTCAAATTTTGTGTTTGgctagtaaaaaaaattttaatttggatTTGAGTCAAATCCACCATGGttataaaaagtgattaaaaataagaatttgACAATAACTTTTCAAACCTTCTCATGCTCCGATCCATAGGGCACACAAGGAAAGAAAGAAATTATTATCAAGCTCgataaagaaaaagagaagctTAAAATCGATATACTTCACTTGAGAAAGGAAGAAGATAATAAAGGGTATAGGAGGTAAGAGACAGAGAGGTTAATGAAAAACATTTACGAAGCAATGTTAGGTGGTACTAGTTTAATTTCATGAATAAACTATGTAATTTGTCATCGCATTGAATGCATTATTATCAATTTGTGTCGcaattttgacattattttccaccgtttgttttgatttatttgtaATGAATACACTTTTCTAACCTAAACAATGTCGTTATAGGCCAACGCACTATTCAAGGCGAAATGATTCATTGCCGAAAGTTCCTAGCACTTATAAGTTAAATGATTCACTATATCATCaccatcatcctacccagtgtatcgcgctcatagaaaaactatggacagggtctgaaGAGGGAAtgacggcgacaactcatacctataaaggagagcgcggccaaaggagttcCCCTACttgagaaagataaagagacgtaactatacaggaaacataaattaaaagcctataaataaaataaataagtagaactaactacaaaataaaaaaaaacaaaaaactaataataaaagaaacgaaagaggcaagatggcaagaacaccaaaaggtaatctaagagaacatcagtagtctaaaacatggatatggcgcctccaactactcCTATCCCTAGACAGGCCCTCAGAGAagtttaactcatgtaagtcaacttttatttgctcatctcaaattctcctgggtcttccttgactcctcttaccctcagCTATAATGTTTTCTACCATCCTCAAAGGGCGGCGAAATTCTTTCTCTGCGCAtttccaaaccacctcaatctactTTTGCGCATTTTTCTAGAAATAGAGGCTACCCccagtttgtccctaaactcttggttcttaattcgatccatcaatgtgtgcccacacatccacctcagcatacgcatttctgtaacttccatcttatgttcaaaaatcttctttataggccaacattcggtcccatatagcagatcAGGTCTGATTGtcgcccggtagaattttccttttaacttgcttgggaatttcctatcacatagcaccgcggtggttgctcgccacttgagccaaccaggttgtatacgatgatttacatatccgtcaatctccccatccctttgaatgatcgatctcaagtacttgtacttggtcgtacttttaacaactgcttcatcaatggacacctctgaTTCACCTACCGGTGCTGTCCCAATAAatcacagcgcaaatactccgttttcgtacgactaatgcgcaacccttaccttctaaagcttccttCCATTCAACCAATATAtttattacaataaataaatgaaccAATGTTTGTATCTTTTTCTTCAGAGTAAATGATGGATTGGGTTCTACTTGTTATTGGGTTTATTAATTTATCGTTGATCTTTTCTTCAATGTTTTAAAGCAATacgatattattaaaattacactTAGTCTATATCTAAGAATGCTTTGTATCTTTGTGTCTATTCTTCGGAGTAGAAACtaaaatacacataatatttttgttgtgaaCCGCAGAATCATGGTTTGAGTTTGTTCAGGTAAAttaaagttatttgttaatttaataaatcattCTTATGCGGCATGATTTGATATGGGAGAAATTTGAGTGTAAAGTACCTAATGGTTAATTAACAAAATTGTGTTTGAATTTTAGGTTTTAATGAAGTACTACTTTAAATCTAGTTCTATCTATTTTAAAGCTTGGGAGAGTGCTTACCTAGAACGCGACTTATcaaatagtattaaaaaatatatcatttgacttttatttatgtgaaaaaaTTTTCAGGAACAGTATAATTATTCACGCATTTATCACTCAATTAGATAAATGGGTCTACCCGATCATATTAGCTTATTAAATGAGTTAGgataatgttaaaattttaaacccgAAACAAATTTTTATAACTCATCAAATTAAATGAGTTAGTTTAGAGTtaagtaaaatttttataacataaacttaattcatttaatattttcatattttttttataattaatagaaaataagcaactcataaattaaaagtttaaactgaggTATGATTTAAAAGATAAGATGTAGTCattgttaaaaacttttaaactgTAAACGAGTTCGGTGGCTTGAAATCAAGTTGATATGTTTTGTAAGAGGTCATGTCAGAGTTatgatttttaacttaattaacAAAGAGGGATAACTTCGTTTAAGAGGTTTCTgatccatttatatatgactcaAATTCAAATCTTATCCTACCTGATCTTTCTAACAAGCCTACATGTAGGagttgtttggcaaattaaatgataactattgaattttaaattgaCTTATTTAGGGGATGTTTGGCAATGACCAGCTGAAAATGTTAGCtgtttttgttgacttttaagcaagctgaaaaatcaaaagtcaactaaaaaagTCAATGTAAAAGCCAAGTACTAAACACCTCCTTGATATTAGCTATTTTTGTTGGCTTTGATGCTAGCTGGATAGGCAAGTCatttggaaaataaaattaggcattaaatgttgattttttaaaggaaaagtcaataataaatttaaaaaatagaaagttataagattattttatgaaagaaaacataatttatacgtaaagaaatatttttgaaactatatttatttaaatatcattataattataaatgttaacaaaaatagttgaaaaataacaaatgatgaCTTCTTAGCTAGAGCTTTgtaaaatgtattaatttagtaAGACTATAATTGATTGAGTGGAAATTTATTTTCCCAATTAAATTTGGAATAAAGAATATAAGTTTTTAAAAGATTTCATTACATTAATTCTTtagatcaaattaaaaatatttaatatattaattgcatcaaaaaaaattatacgtaagaaattattttaaaaaaatattcttattcaaattattaatttttttttttgcattaatttaaaattaaaatcaaataacgTAGTTTGAAACGACTCAAAATAAGctcaatttattcataaatagttaatttattttatttaattaaattgtagaaGACCATTAAAAatctctttaaataaaattagattaaatatCTTAGTAAGTAAGTTACATTGTTATGCACTTTAATACTTTTCTtatgatattgaaagtaggtattaaggataagtcaagtaagcattaaagataatgtaagtaagcattaaaaatacgataagtaagtATCAATCCTTAATGGATTGAGCTTGA belongs to Amaranthus tricolor cultivar Red isolate AtriRed21 chromosome 17, ASM2621246v1, whole genome shotgun sequence and includes:
- the LOC130803712 gene encoding LOW QUALITY PROTEIN: pentatricopeptide repeat-containing protein At5g39350-like (The sequence of the model RefSeq protein was modified relative to this genomic sequence to represent the inferred CDS: substituted 2 bases at 2 genomic stop codons), with protein sequence MGYGFSFSLQFKHPYLSIAQYVSLLESYTNTKSLPKIKQLHANIITFGVLLISSSKRFTLVSNLASSYGLCKHVAFARKLFAPTKIVLYNVIIRMYSQSYSPIEVLKHYVDMLYSGYLLPDKFTYPFVIKACGDLSLLKNGVVLHGRGFTSGFSSNMFVLNSLLAMYMNCGAVELAKHTFYMMGKRDMVSWVTMITRFVKNGRANDAAMIFDEMIDVGAEFNSSLLCAYADLGDEHIAFSIHSYLMKSGLLSETEVLRGLINLYSKCENLEYSXKIFNXVSLKYRNVSLWSTLIAGYGTHGHGETAVWLFKCMIQSGIEPNEVAFTCVLDACSHASLVEEGFELFKLMLANYETSPKIYQYTCMVDLLGRAGRLQEANDLILTMPLKPNHVVWTSLLGACVMHQNVEIGEIAAKALLELKPENPTIYVLLANIYASTGRWEDAEDVRSRHGDIVWLRRPQRLKADQNWYNLNSDAGSTKMVSTSEIVKKLNLQAHVEGGFFCETFRFGSNFVFG